The Thermoflexus sp. genome has a segment encoding these proteins:
- a CDS encoding tetratricopeptide repeat protein: MEGDRLRYEQALRRGHEALWQKRWAVAIAAYREALEALPDQPEALTGLGLACLEAGHYEEAIAAFRQLMGLRPGDPTPVLRLAEVYQRAGRVAEAASHYHQAGQLFAAQADLRRAVQAWVQAVRLEPNRVDTLDALSQAYRQLHQPEAAIRADLARARAWVQQGDLQRALEAVSAALALDPDHPQALQARDWLRAQLAHRTGTGPLPALPARGMEAEAEQARAEAFWMLPLEEAEAPTDLIRQALSRALHTLADLVFSEDRGTFSEEEWFRIHAGLGRAVDAHSHGQWREALALYEQVLAAGLEHPALMFATGAILTELRRCDEAASRLQRALAASDYRLASLLLMARCEERQGNLERAVERYLEALEHIERELLHTDPAEGVRERYRFLRAWIQRHPEQQAALQRGASQILESPTWLDRVTLIRRALDQWTEKTPFRLTLADALMCPEGERLLIELGQAYTWAQHNLFYSALEEAMRIIAGMPFAPLAHLALGRLLIWGHRSEAAVGKFRALGEYFLFMGDLYMAMAAFEQALQLAPLDLPALQRLLQLSQELGDPTHTIQAFTGMADAYLQMANLEQAERIGQEALDWASRRGISGAALRPLLLRLVEIAVQRLDWARAVEYLEQLRAIDPQDLGVRWGLAEAYLRARRVEPALEEIRDAVNQARAAGQLVEAASNLEELIALFPEEPVLRQLAAQVHLELGQTERAIVHLERIGEHYFRQGRLKDARAIYQSLIRLNPDRAADYRALMG; encoded by the coding sequence CTGGCGTGCCTGGAGGCCGGCCATTATGAGGAGGCCATCGCCGCCTTCCGGCAGTTGATGGGGCTTCGTCCGGGCGATCCTACGCCGGTGCTCCGCCTCGCGGAGGTTTACCAGCGCGCCGGCCGTGTCGCGGAGGCCGCATCCCATTACCACCAGGCCGGCCAGCTGTTCGCGGCGCAGGCGGATCTCCGACGGGCGGTCCAGGCATGGGTGCAGGCCGTCCGATTGGAGCCGAATCGGGTGGATACCCTGGACGCCCTGTCCCAAGCGTATCGCCAGCTCCACCAGCCGGAAGCCGCGATCCGGGCGGATCTCGCCCGGGCCCGTGCCTGGGTCCAGCAGGGGGATCTGCAACGGGCGCTGGAAGCGGTCAGCGCCGCCCTGGCTCTGGATCCCGATCACCCCCAGGCACTCCAGGCGCGGGACTGGCTGCGGGCGCAGCTGGCCCATCGAACCGGCACCGGCCCCTTGCCCGCCCTTCCCGCTCGGGGAATGGAAGCCGAGGCGGAACAGGCCCGGGCGGAAGCTTTCTGGATGCTGCCGCTGGAGGAAGCCGAAGCTCCCACGGATTTGATCCGTCAGGCCCTCTCCCGGGCCCTTCATACGCTGGCCGATCTGGTGTTCTCCGAGGACCGCGGAACGTTCTCCGAAGAAGAATGGTTCCGAATCCACGCGGGATTAGGACGGGCGGTCGACGCCCATTCCCATGGGCAGTGGCGGGAGGCCCTGGCCCTTTACGAGCAGGTCCTGGCGGCCGGACTGGAGCATCCCGCCCTCATGTTCGCCACGGGTGCGATCCTGACGGAATTGAGGCGTTGCGATGAGGCCGCCTCGCGGCTTCAGCGCGCGCTGGCTGCTTCCGATTATCGTCTGGCCAGCCTGCTCTTGATGGCCCGTTGTGAAGAGCGCCAGGGAAACCTGGAGCGGGCGGTGGAGCGATATCTGGAAGCCTTAGAGCACATCGAACGGGAGCTGCTCCATACCGATCCGGCGGAGGGGGTGCGCGAGCGCTATCGCTTCCTGCGGGCCTGGATCCAGCGGCATCCTGAGCAGCAGGCCGCTCTCCAGAGGGGGGCTTCGCAGATCCTGGAAAGCCCCACCTGGCTGGATCGCGTAACCCTGATCCGACGAGCTTTGGATCAATGGACGGAGAAGACGCCATTCCGCCTTACCCTGGCGGATGCGCTGATGTGTCCAGAGGGGGAACGCCTCCTGATCGAGCTGGGGCAGGCATACACCTGGGCACAGCACAATCTGTTCTACAGCGCCCTGGAGGAGGCAATGCGGATTATCGCGGGGATGCCTTTCGCGCCGCTGGCCCATCTCGCGCTGGGCCGACTGCTCATCTGGGGCCATCGCAGTGAAGCGGCGGTGGGGAAATTCCGGGCCCTGGGCGAGTATTTTCTGTTTATGGGAGATCTATATATGGCGATGGCGGCTTTTGAGCAGGCGCTTCAGCTCGCCCCGCTCGATCTGCCTGCCCTGCAACGACTGCTTCAGCTCTCTCAGGAGCTGGGGGATCCCACCCACACCATCCAGGCGTTCACAGGCATGGCGGACGCGTATTTGCAGATGGCGAATCTGGAGCAGGCGGAGCGGATCGGCCAGGAAGCGCTCGATTGGGCTTCGCGACGGGGAATCTCCGGCGCAGCGCTCCGGCCTCTCCTGCTCCGGCTGGTGGAGATCGCTGTCCAGCGCCTGGATTGGGCCCGGGCCGTGGAGTATTTGGAACAACTCCGGGCGATCGATCCCCAGGATCTCGGGGTTCGCTGGGGTCTGGCGGAGGCCTATCTGCGCGCCCGTCGGGTCGAGCCGGCGCTGGAAGAAATTCGCGATGCGGTCAATCAGGCGCGCGCGGCGGGCCAGCTGGTGGAGGCAGCCTCGAACCTCGAGGAGCTGATCGCCCTCTTCCCGGAAGAGCCGGTTTTGCGGCAGCTGGCCGCTCAAGTGCATCTGGAGCTGGGCCAGACAGAACGGGCAATCGTGCATCTGGAGCGGATTGGGGAGCATTATTTCCGGCAGGGGCGCCTGAAGGATGCCCGGGCCATCTATCAATCCCTGATCCGGCTGAACCCGGACCGCGCTGCGGATTATCGAGCCCTGATGGGCTGA